Proteins found in one Phytohabitans houttuyneae genomic segment:
- a CDS encoding HAD-IIA family hydrolase: MTDRKPIESWLTDMDGVLVHEGQPIPGAPEFISRLRASGKPFLVLTNNSIYTPRDLQARLTRMGFDVPEQAIWTAALATAQFLADQRPGGTAYAIGEAGLTTALHAAGYVLTDFAPDYVVLGETRTYSFEAITKAVRLINDGARFICTNPDPTGPSVEGALPAAGSVAAMISKATGVDPYFVGKPNPMMMRSALNTIEAHSETTAMIGDRMDTDILCGLEAGLETILVMSGISTRAEMERYPYRPSRMVDSVADLIDEI; this comes from the coding sequence ATGACTGACCGGAAGCCGATCGAGAGCTGGCTGACCGACATGGACGGGGTGCTCGTCCACGAGGGCCAGCCGATCCCCGGCGCGCCCGAGTTCATCAGCCGGCTGCGCGCGTCGGGCAAGCCGTTCCTGGTGCTGACCAACAACTCGATCTACACGCCGCGCGACCTGCAGGCCCGGCTCACCCGGATGGGCTTCGACGTCCCCGAGCAGGCGATCTGGACGGCGGCGCTGGCGACCGCGCAGTTTCTGGCCGACCAGCGGCCCGGCGGCACGGCGTACGCGATCGGCGAGGCGGGGCTCACCACCGCGCTGCACGCCGCGGGGTACGTGCTGACCGACTTCGCGCCCGACTACGTGGTGCTCGGCGAGACCCGGACGTACAGCTTCGAGGCGATCACCAAGGCCGTCCGCCTGATCAACGACGGCGCCCGCTTCATCTGCACCAACCCCGACCCCACCGGCCCGTCCGTCGAGGGCGCGCTGCCCGCCGCCGGCTCGGTGGCCGCGATGATCTCCAAGGCGACCGGCGTCGACCCCTACTTCGTGGGCAAGCCCAACCCGATGATGATGCGCTCCGCCCTCAACACGATCGAGGCCCACTCCGAGACCACCGCGATGATCGGTGACCGCATGGACACCGACATCCTGTGCGGCCTGGAGGCGGGCCTGGAGACCATCCTCGTGATGAGCGGCATCAGCACGCGCGCCGAGATGGAGCGCTACCCGTACCGCCCGTCCCGCATGGTGGACTCCGTCGCCGACCTGATCGACGAGATCTAG
- a CDS encoding alpha/beta hydrolase: MTRIRYAATAALLGAVLVAPPHDAGAATPVRATVDAVGRPSTADHIAILVPGVGTTAENLSRTTGAMARALYASAAPRAGSGEVAVVAWLGYRPPEGLGIDAARESSAAAGAPALARYVSELVAGRPDVRVTLIGHSYGAVVIGLAASVLPPQVTDLVTLGAPGMGVDRAADLRTTARVWAAESPHDWIRFVPGLRLFHLGLGTHPADSSFGATLLPVDGVDGHPDYLTDGSATLGAVAGIVAVGS, encoded by the coding sequence ATGACCCGGATCCGGTACGCCGCCACCGCCGCCCTGCTCGGCGCCGTGCTCGTCGCGCCGCCCCACGACGCGGGCGCCGCCACGCCCGTGCGCGCGACTGTCGACGCCGTCGGTCGACCGTCCACAGCGGACCACATCGCCATCCTCGTGCCCGGCGTCGGCACCACGGCGGAAAACCTCTCCCGCACGACCGGCGCGATGGCCCGCGCGCTGTACGCCTCGGCCGCGCCACGGGCCGGCTCCGGCGAGGTCGCCGTGGTCGCCTGGCTCGGGTACCGGCCGCCGGAAGGGCTCGGCATCGACGCGGCGCGCGAGTCGTCCGCGGCGGCGGGTGCGCCGGCACTGGCCCGCTACGTGAGCGAGCTGGTCGCCGGCCGCCCGGACGTGCGGGTGACGCTGATCGGCCACAGCTATGGCGCCGTGGTCATCGGCCTCGCCGCCTCGGTGCTGCCGCCGCAGGTGACCGACCTCGTCACGCTCGGCGCACCCGGCATGGGCGTGGACCGCGCGGCCGACCTGCGCACCACCGCCCGGGTGTGGGCCGCCGAGTCGCCGCACGACTGGATCCGCTTCGTACCCGGCCTCCGCCTCTTCCACCTCGGCCTCGGCACGCACCCGGCGGACTCGTCCTTCGGCGCGACCCTCCTGCCGGTGGACGGTGTGGACGGCCATCCCGACTACCTGACCGACGGCTCAGCCACGCTGGGCGCGGTAGCCGGCATCGTGGCGGTGGGCTCGTGA
- a CDS encoding Rieske (2Fe-2S) protein — protein sequence MADMLAFMKKVNAQPTTMGRRNVLAAGAVGVGAAGLLVACGSDDEPAASTPGPQETGAAPSASAPSASASGGAAAPANALASTSDIPVGGGKIFPERQVVVTQPAAGDFKAFNAQCTHQGCQVSQVQGAEIHCTCHGSIFSATDGSVLGGPAPSPLAAQAITVEGESIVLG from the coding sequence ATGGCCGACATGCTGGCGTTCATGAAGAAGGTGAACGCTCAACCAACGACGATGGGCCGACGAAACGTACTCGCCGCCGGAGCGGTGGGCGTGGGCGCCGCCGGGTTGCTTGTCGCGTGCGGGAGCGACGACGAGCCGGCCGCCTCGACGCCCGGGCCCCAGGAGACCGGCGCGGCTCCTTCCGCCTCGGCTCCCTCGGCCTCGGCGAGTGGTGGGGCGGCCGCACCGGCGAACGCGCTCGCCAGCACGTCGGACATCCCGGTCGGCGGCGGCAAGATCTTCCCGGAGAGGCAGGTGGTGGTGACGCAGCCGGCGGCGGGCGACTTCAAGGCGTTCAACGCGCAGTGCACACACCAGGGCTGCCAGGTGTCACAGGTGCAGGGCGCTGAGATCCACTGCACCTGCCACGGCAGCATCTTCTCCGCGACAGACGGCTCCGTGCTCGGCGGCCCCGCCCCGAGCCCGCTGGCCGCACAGGCGATCACCGTCGAGGGCGAGTCGATCGTCCTAGGCTGA
- the fabI gene encoding enoyl-ACP reductase FabI, producing the protein MSGLLAGKRLLITGVITDQSIAFSTAKLAQEQGATVVLTGFGRMSLVERIAKRLPEPPPVIELDVQSAEQLAGLADKVREHVDGLDGVVHSIAFAPQSCLGGGFLDASWEDVSTALHVSTYSYKSLAMAALPLMGRGGSVVGLTFDAQYAWPVYDWMGVAKAGLESASRYLALHLGKQGIRSNLVSAGPLRTMAAKSIPGFEQFEDEWVRKAPLGWDLGDQQAAAKAVLALLSDWFPATTGEVVHVDGGFHAVGA; encoded by the coding sequence GTGTCAGGACTGCTCGCCGGCAAGCGACTGCTCATCACCGGCGTCATCACCGATCAGTCGATCGCGTTTTCGACCGCGAAGCTGGCCCAGGAGCAGGGCGCCACGGTCGTCCTGACCGGCTTCGGCCGGATGTCGCTGGTCGAGCGGATCGCCAAGCGGCTGCCCGAGCCACCGCCGGTCATCGAGCTCGACGTGCAGAGCGCCGAGCAGCTCGCCGGCCTGGCGGACAAGGTGCGCGAGCACGTCGACGGGCTCGACGGCGTGGTGCACTCGATCGCCTTCGCGCCGCAGAGCTGCCTCGGCGGCGGGTTCCTCGACGCGAGCTGGGAGGACGTGAGCACCGCGCTGCACGTCTCCACGTACTCGTACAAGTCCCTCGCGATGGCCGCGCTGCCGCTGATGGGCCGCGGCGGGTCGGTGGTCGGGCTGACCTTCGACGCGCAGTACGCGTGGCCGGTGTACGACTGGATGGGCGTGGCCAAGGCCGGCCTCGAGTCCGCCTCCCGCTACCTCGCGCTGCACCTCGGCAAGCAGGGCATCCGCAGCAACCTCGTCTCGGCCGGCCCGCTGCGCACGATGGCGGCCAAGTCGATCCCGGGCTTCGAGCAGTTCGAGGACGAGTGGGTACGCAAGGCGCCGCTCGGCTGGGACCTGGGCGACCAGCAGGCCGCCGCGAAGGCGGTCCTGGCGCTGCTGTCCGACTGGTTCCCAGCCACCACCGGCGAGGTCGTCCACGTGGACGGCGGGTTCCACGCGGTCGGAGCCTGA
- a CDS encoding acyltransferase family protein — protein sequence MNAGFGSSQPRDRAIDTIRAVAICGVVVGHWLVTGLVLGPGGGLDQASPLRALPSFAPVTWVLQTLGLFFFAGGYAAARSRRPLGRRLLRLALPVAGFGALWTLVLVLAAAAGVPAVTIDTVDTLVVSPLWFLLPFVALLALTGPLRRVGPLAALPAVAVVGLADAGLGALPLTVLAAWLVPYTLGMALATGRLGGRGTGIALLGGGALAMVVLIRWLDYPMSAVGVPGEGRSNLSPPSLFTVALGTAQIGVALLVRPWLNRRPAPPAVAALNRAAMPIYLWHQSALIAVVAGMAWLTTGAPVPGLHTAPDGLSWVAARALWFPVFATVLAAACAVFPDPTGRADTARRPIGQVGAAGARGVR from the coding sequence GTGAACGCCGGCTTCGGATCGAGCCAGCCCCGGGACCGCGCGATCGACACCATCCGCGCCGTGGCGATCTGCGGCGTGGTCGTCGGGCACTGGCTCGTCACCGGGCTGGTGCTCGGACCGGGCGGCGGGCTCGACCAGGCGAGCCCGCTGCGCGCGCTGCCGTCGTTCGCGCCGGTGACGTGGGTGCTGCAGACGCTGGGGCTGTTCTTCTTCGCCGGCGGGTACGCCGCTGCCCGCTCCCGCCGCCCCCTCGGCCGCCGGCTGCTGCGCCTCGCGCTGCCGGTCGCCGGCTTCGGTGCACTGTGGACGCTGGTGCTGGTGCTTGCCGCCGCGGCCGGGGTACCCGCTGTGACGATCGACACCGTGGACACGCTCGTCGTGAGTCCACTGTGGTTCCTGCTGCCGTTCGTCGCGCTGCTGGCGCTGACCGGCCCGCTCCGCCGCGTCGGGCCACTCGCCGCCCTTCCGGCGGTGGCGGTCGTCGGACTCGCCGACGCCGGCCTCGGCGCGCTGCCGCTGACGGTGCTGGCGGCGTGGCTCGTGCCGTACACGCTGGGCATGGCCCTGGCCACCGGCCGCCTGGGCGGGCGCGGCACCGGGATCGCGCTGCTCGGCGGCGGCGCGCTCGCGATGGTCGTGCTGATCCGCTGGCTGGACTATCCAATGAGCGCGGTCGGCGTGCCCGGCGAGGGTCGGTCGAACCTGTCGCCGCCGTCGCTGTTCACGGTCGCGCTGGGCACCGCGCAGATCGGCGTGGCGCTGCTGGTCCGCCCCTGGCTCAACCGCCGCCCCGCGCCACCGGCCGTCGCCGCGCTCAACCGCGCCGCCATGCCCATCTACCTGTGGCACCAGAGCGCGCTGATCGCCGTGGTGGCGGGCATGGCGTGGCTCACCACCGGCGCGCCGGTGCCCGGCCTGCACACCGCACCCGACGGGCTGTCCTGGGTGGCCGCGCGGGCGCTCTGGTTCCCCGTGTTCGCAACGGTTCTGGCCGCGGCCTGCGCGGTCTTCCCGGATCCGACCGGCCGCGCGGACACCGCACGCCGACCGATCGGCCAAGTGGGTGCGGCGGGGGCCCGGGGTGTACGATGA
- a CDS encoding serine hydrolase domain-containing protein: protein MSLLPETTRRLDVLAAEAQATGRAPSVVLGVVRDGALAYATGAGDHPVPDPGTQYRIGSISKTMTATLVMRLRDEGRLALDDLLYRHLPGTPVGSVTLRQLLGHASGLQREPDSAGWWERSEGSDVETLLAGLTPDKLAHPPHRTYHYSNLAYGLLGAVVERITGKPWIEVLTERVLAPLSMLRTTYHPHEPFAPGYVVHPLYGTLNEEPRTDTGAMAPAGQLWSTLDDLARWAAFLAEPVPDVLAPDTLAEMCVPVAISDPDTWSGGHGLGLEFYRRGERVLVGHGGSMPGYVSLIAVHRPSRTGIVGYANAYGFPIGQLGFSALVEVLDREPAPPAPWRPAAAPPPPEAAELCGRWWWMGLAHDATWEKGELVITRAGREPWRFAAEGADRWRCHSGVNDGETLAVRRDGAGGVAALDIATFVFTRDPGQLG from the coding sequence GTGTCGCTGCTACCGGAAACAACCCGCCGGCTCGACGTGCTCGCCGCCGAGGCACAGGCCACCGGGCGCGCACCCTCGGTGGTGCTCGGCGTCGTGCGGGACGGCGCGCTGGCGTACGCCACGGGAGCGGGCGACCACCCGGTGCCGGACCCGGGCACCCAGTACCGCATCGGGTCGATCTCCAAGACCATGACCGCGACGCTCGTGATGCGGCTGCGCGACGAGGGGCGGCTGGCACTCGACGACCTGCTCTACCGCCACCTGCCCGGCACGCCGGTGGGCAGTGTGACGCTCCGCCAGCTCCTCGGGCACGCCTCCGGGCTGCAGCGCGAGCCGGACAGCGCCGGCTGGTGGGAGCGCTCCGAGGGCAGCGACGTGGAGACGCTGCTGGCCGGCCTCACGCCGGACAAGCTCGCCCACCCTCCACACCGGACATATCACTACTCCAACCTCGCGTACGGCCTGCTCGGCGCCGTCGTCGAGCGGATCACCGGCAAGCCGTGGATCGAGGTGCTGACCGAGCGAGTACTGGCGCCGCTGTCGATGCTGCGCACCACGTACCACCCGCACGAGCCGTTCGCGCCCGGGTACGTGGTGCACCCGCTGTACGGCACGTTGAACGAGGAGCCGCGCACCGACACGGGCGCGATGGCACCGGCGGGGCAGCTGTGGTCGACGCTCGACGACCTGGCGCGGTGGGCGGCGTTCCTCGCCGAGCCGGTGCCCGACGTGCTCGCGCCGGACACGCTTGCCGAGATGTGCGTGCCGGTGGCCATCAGCGACCCGGACACCTGGAGCGGGGGCCACGGCCTGGGCCTGGAGTTCTACCGCCGCGGGGAGCGCGTCCTGGTCGGCCACGGCGGCTCCATGCCGGGGTACGTCTCCCTCATCGCCGTCCACCGCCCGTCGCGCACCGGCATCGTCGGGTACGCGAACGCGTACGGCTTTCCGATCGGCCAGCTCGGCTTCTCCGCGCTCGTCGAGGTGCTCGACCGCGAGCCCGCGCCGCCCGCGCCGTGGCGGCCGGCCGCGGCGCCACCCCCGCCCGAGGCGGCCGAGCTGTGTGGCAGGTGGTGGTGGATGGGGCTGGCGCACGACGCCACCTGGGAAAAGGGTGAGCTGGTGATCACCCGGGCCGGGCGGGAGCCGTGGCGGTTCGCGGCGGAGGGTGCCGACCGCTGGCGGTGCCACTCGGGCGTGAACGACGGCGAGACGCTCGCGGTGCGCCGGGACGGGGCCGGTGGGGTGGCCGCGCTCGACATCGCGACGTTCGTCTTCACCAGAGACCCAGGTCAGCTGGGGTGA
- a CDS encoding NfeD family protein, whose translation MDAVLWIVLGVLLAIAEMFTFTFVLMMLSTGAFAAAIAAALGAGVPVQAAVFAIVSALSLVAVRPVIRRHRQSRLEADETPMGVEAISGSTGLVLEQVDTDHGLVKIEGELWTARSYDATQVLEPGERVRVIEVKGATAMVWRDI comes from the coding sequence GTGGATGCTGTTCTCTGGATCGTTCTGGGCGTATTGCTCGCGATCGCCGAGATGTTTACGTTCACGTTCGTTTTGATGATGCTCTCGACGGGCGCGTTCGCCGCCGCGATCGCCGCGGCGCTCGGCGCGGGGGTGCCCGTGCAGGCCGCCGTCTTCGCGATCGTCTCGGCGCTCTCGCTGGTGGCGGTGCGGCCGGTGATCCGCCGGCACCGGCAGTCCCGGCTGGAGGCGGACGAGACGCCGATGGGCGTGGAGGCCATCTCCGGCTCGACCGGGCTGGTCCTGGAGCAGGTCGACACGGACCACGGGCTGGTCAAGATCGAAGGAGAGCTGTGGACCGCCCGTTCATACGACGCCACTCAGGTGCTGGAGCCGGGCGAGCGCGTGCGGGTCATAGAAGTCAAGGGCGCCACCGCCATGGTCTGGCGGGACATCTGA
- a CDS encoding ferrochelatase, whose amino-acid sequence MPEAYDALLLVSFGGPEHPDDVLPFLANVTRGRGVPPERLAEVAEHYQHFGGVSPINQQCRDLLREVERGTDLPVYWGNRNWHPMLADTVAQMRDDGVKRALAFVTSAYGGYSSCRQYQEDIAAARAAVGPSAPMIEKLRHFHDHPGFVEPHADAVRAARAALPPGGTVRVVFTAHSIPTSMARAAGPDGGRYEAQLNETARLVSAGGAPDLPWDLVWQSRSGPPHVPWLEPDVNDHLAALAEKGVTGVVVSPIGFVSDHLEVIWDLDNEAASTAKRLGLDYVRAATPGTDPRFVAMVHDLVRERVDASETVRRSRLGTLPLWDTCPMGCCPPPRRGAPS is encoded by the coding sequence ATGCCCGAGGCGTACGACGCGCTGCTGCTGGTCTCGTTCGGCGGGCCGGAGCACCCCGACGACGTGTTGCCCTTCCTGGCGAACGTCACCCGAGGGCGCGGCGTACCCCCCGAGCGGCTGGCCGAGGTGGCCGAGCACTACCAGCACTTCGGCGGCGTCTCGCCGATCAACCAGCAGTGCCGCGACCTGCTGCGGGAGGTCGAGCGGGGCACAGACCTGCCGGTGTACTGGGGCAACCGCAACTGGCACCCCATGCTCGCCGACACGGTGGCGCAGATGCGCGACGACGGGGTGAAGCGGGCGCTCGCGTTCGTCACCAGCGCGTACGGCGGGTACTCCTCGTGCCGGCAGTACCAGGAGGACATCGCGGCCGCCCGCGCCGCGGTAGGCCCTTCCGCACCGATGATCGAAAAGCTGCGGCACTTTCACGACCACCCCGGTTTCGTGGAGCCGCACGCCGACGCGGTCCGGGCGGCGCGCGCCGCGCTCCCGCCCGGCGGCACCGTCCGCGTGGTGTTCACGGCGCACTCGATACCCACCTCGATGGCGCGCGCCGCGGGCCCGGACGGCGGCCGGTACGAGGCCCAGCTCAACGAGACCGCCCGCCTTGTCTCCGCGGGCGGCGCGCCGGACCTGCCCTGGGACCTCGTGTGGCAGAGCCGCAGCGGCCCGCCGCACGTGCCGTGGCTCGAGCCCGACGTCAACGACCACCTCGCCGCGCTCGCCGAAAAGGGGGTCACCGGGGTGGTGGTGAGCCCGATCGGGTTCGTCTCGGACCACCTGGAGGTGATCTGGGACCTCGACAACGAGGCCGCCAGCACCGCCAAGCGCCTCGGGCTCGACTACGTGCGCGCGGCGACGCCCGGTACCGACCCCCGCTTCGTGGCAATGGTGCACGATCTCGTGCGCGAGCGTGTCGACGCTTCGGAAACTGTCCGGCGATCTCGGCTGGGTACCCTTCCGCTCTGGGACACCTGTCCCATGGGCTGCTGTCCACCACCGCGCAGGGGAGCACCATCATGA
- a CDS encoding GNAT family N-acetyltransferase: MSDALTLRTERLDLPPLDASHLDELAAIYADPAVSAYIGGSKLSYEGTRAQLAVFEAIWREHGHGQSAVIERASGRMIGRAGLHHWPGGMLELGYVLARDAQGKGYAREAGAAWLAWTWANLPNDHITAVIHPENTASITLAARLGFHFDHRTDQLTGTTVSIYRLDRPPAA; this comes from the coding sequence TTGTCTGACGCCCTCACGCTGCGCACCGAGCGGCTCGACCTGCCGCCGCTCGACGCGTCGCACCTCGACGAACTGGCCGCCATCTACGCCGACCCCGCGGTCTCGGCGTACATCGGCGGCTCCAAACTGTCCTATGAGGGCACTCGCGCCCAGCTTGCCGTCTTCGAGGCCATCTGGCGCGAACACGGCCACGGCCAGAGCGCCGTGATCGAACGCGCCTCCGGCCGCATGATCGGCCGCGCCGGCCTGCACCACTGGCCCGGCGGGATGCTGGAGCTCGGCTACGTACTGGCCCGCGACGCCCAGGGCAAGGGCTACGCCCGCGAGGCCGGCGCCGCCTGGCTCGCCTGGACGTGGGCCAACCTCCCGAACGACCACATCACCGCGGTCATCCACCCGGAGAACACCGCGAGCATCACCCTCGCCGCGCGGCTGGGCTTCCACTTCGACCACCGGACGGACCAGCTCACCGGCACGACCGTCAGCATCTACCGCCTGGACCGCCCGCCGGCCGCTTGA
- a CDS encoding sensor histidine kinase, translated as MAFSSLGMWGGLKRLARGPDYPPVTVRLPWRRIDVLAPGIAGLALIGVTVATAQYLIDSRGLPALTAVLIAILSVLPVLFLLRRPLWAWRFMFLGQLFGTFNNRDDEVWPWSPVQVVVILLVLLVVGARVDRPVLAWMSVLTLIPVWIFVNPNNVGGITVLFVVVAVVAEVIGRIARSRSSLSEQLAEQSEVSELEKARRTVLEERTRIAREMHDVVAHHMSMIAVQAETAPYRLPDLPESARAEFTSMAMAARQALTDMRRLLGVLRSEDSERLIAPQPGIGDVPELVAAAQRAGVRADLDVADGELPPEPVGLAAYRIVQEALANASRHAPGAAVRVEIRPWTTDLSVRVHNGPPTTSPADSPGEGHGIAGMRERVTLLGGELVTGPTADGGFAVAARLPYAPPPEPDADGSGE; from the coding sequence GTGGCTTTCTCATCGCTCGGCATGTGGGGCGGGCTCAAGCGGCTCGCCCGCGGTCCGGACTATCCGCCGGTCACGGTACGCCTGCCGTGGCGGCGGATAGACGTCCTCGCGCCGGGGATCGCCGGCCTCGCGCTGATCGGCGTGACGGTCGCCACCGCGCAGTACCTCATCGACAGCCGTGGGCTGCCGGCCCTCACCGCCGTGCTCATCGCGATCCTGTCCGTGCTGCCGGTGCTCTTCCTGCTCCGGCGGCCGCTGTGGGCCTGGCGGTTCATGTTCCTCGGCCAGCTCTTCGGCACGTTCAACAACCGCGACGACGAGGTCTGGCCGTGGAGCCCCGTCCAGGTCGTGGTGATCCTGCTGGTCCTGCTCGTCGTCGGTGCCCGGGTGGACCGGCCGGTGCTGGCGTGGATGTCGGTGCTCACCCTCATCCCGGTGTGGATCTTCGTGAACCCGAACAACGTCGGCGGCATCACGGTGCTCTTCGTCGTCGTGGCCGTCGTCGCCGAGGTGATCGGCCGGATCGCGCGCAGCCGCAGCAGCCTCAGCGAGCAGCTCGCCGAGCAGTCCGAGGTCAGCGAGCTGGAGAAGGCGCGGCGTACGGTACTGGAGGAACGCACCCGGATCGCGCGGGAGATGCACGACGTGGTCGCACACCACATGTCCATGATCGCGGTACAGGCGGAGACGGCGCCGTACCGCCTGCCAGACCTGCCCGAGAGCGCCCGCGCCGAGTTCACCTCGATGGCGATGGCCGCCCGCCAGGCCCTCACCGACATGCGCCGGCTGCTCGGCGTGCTGCGCAGCGAGGACAGCGAGCGGCTCATCGCACCCCAGCCCGGCATCGGTGACGTCCCCGAGCTCGTCGCCGCGGCGCAGCGGGCCGGTGTGCGCGCCGACCTCGACGTGGCCGACGGCGAGCTGCCGCCCGAGCCGGTGGGCCTGGCGGCGTACCGGATCGTGCAGGAGGCGCTCGCCAACGCGAGCCGGCACGCGCCGGGCGCGGCGGTGCGGGTGGAGATCCGCCCCTGGACCACCGACCTCAGCGTGCGTGTCCACAACGGACCGCCCACGACCTCGCCGGCCGACTCGCCCGGCGAGGGGCACGGCATCGCCGGCATGCGCGAGCGGGTGACGCTGCTCGGCGGCGAGCTGGTGACCGGGCCGACCGCCGACGGCGGCTTCGCGGTGGCCGCCCGCCTGCCGTACGCGCCGCCGCCGGAGCCGGACGCCGACGGGAGCGGTGAATGA
- a CDS encoding response regulator — protein MIRVLIADDQAMVRQGFGALLAAQPDLVVVGDAANGADAVTAARRLDPDVVLMDVRMPVLDGLEATRRLVGDRPAGSERPRVLILTTFDLDDYVYEALRAGASGFLLKDAPAADLVQAVRIVAGGEALLAPSVTRRLIAEFAARPTRNRPRPTALSALTPRETEVLRLIARGLSNGEIADSLVVAEQTVKTHVGRILAKLNLRDRAQAVVLAYETGLVAAGE, from the coding sequence ATGATCAGGGTGCTCATCGCCGACGACCAGGCGATGGTGCGCCAGGGGTTCGGCGCGCTGCTGGCCGCCCAGCCCGACCTGGTGGTCGTCGGCGACGCGGCCAACGGCGCCGACGCGGTCACCGCCGCGCGGCGGCTCGACCCGGACGTCGTACTCATGGATGTCCGCATGCCCGTGCTCGACGGCCTGGAGGCGACCCGCCGCCTGGTGGGCGACCGCCCGGCGGGCAGCGAGCGGCCGCGGGTGCTGATCCTGACCACGTTCGACCTCGACGACTACGTGTACGAGGCGCTGCGCGCCGGCGCCTCCGGCTTCCTGCTCAAGGACGCGCCCGCCGCCGACCTCGTGCAGGCCGTGCGCATCGTCGCCGGCGGCGAGGCGCTGCTCGCGCCCTCGGTGACGCGGCGGCTTATCGCCGAGTTCGCCGCCCGCCCCACCCGCAACCGCCCGCGCCCCACCGCGCTGTCCGCGCTGACGCCGCGGGAGACCGAGGTGCTGCGGCTGATCGCCCGCGGACTGTCCAATGGGGAGATCGCGGACAGCCTCGTGGTCGCGGAGCAGACCGTCAAGACCCACGTCGGGCGGATCCTCGCCAAGCTCAACCTCCGCGACCGGGCACAGGCGGTCGTGCTGGCGTACGAGACGGGTCTGGTCGCCGCGGGCGAGTAG
- a CDS encoding DUF3097 domain-containing protein gives MYGEDVLAGNWRRRKVVPEVDAEIDLVVEDADSGFCGAVVGFEYGAVVLEDRHGKRRNFPLAPAAFLLDGRPVTLRKPAPAAKSAGLRRTASGSIAVDGVRARVAKASRIWVEGVHDAAMVERIWGDDLRIEGVVVEPLSGIDELAPAVCDFGPSERRRLGVLVDHLVPGSKESRIVAAVTSPYVLVTGHPYVDVWQAVKPQRLGIRAWPVVPPGRPWKEGVCAALGVADPADMWRLILSKVDSFHDVETPLINAMERLIDFVTVESA, from the coding sequence ATGTATGGGGAGGACGTACTCGCGGGAAACTGGCGCCGCCGCAAGGTGGTGCCCGAGGTTGACGCGGAAATCGACCTGGTGGTGGAGGACGCCGACTCGGGCTTCTGCGGCGCTGTCGTGGGATTCGAGTATGGAGCCGTGGTGCTCGAGGATCGGCACGGCAAGCGCCGCAACTTTCCGTTGGCGCCGGCCGCGTTCCTGCTCGACGGCCGGCCGGTGACGCTGCGCAAGCCCGCGCCCGCGGCCAAGTCCGCCGGTCTGCGGCGCACCGCGTCGGGTTCGATCGCGGTCGACGGGGTACGCGCGCGGGTGGCCAAAGCCAGCCGCATCTGGGTCGAGGGCGTGCACGACGCCGCGATGGTGGAACGGATCTGGGGCGACGACCTGCGCATCGAGGGCGTGGTCGTGGAGCCGCTTTCCGGGATCGACGAGCTGGCCCCGGCGGTATGCGACTTCGGTCCGTCGGAGCGGCGGCGCCTCGGCGTGCTCGTCGACCACCTGGTGCCCGGCTCGAAGGAGAGCCGCATCGTGGCGGCCGTGACGTCGCCGTACGTGCTGGTCACCGGTCACCCGTACGTGGACGTCTGGCAGGCGGTGAAACCGCAGCGGCTGGGTATCAGGGCATGGCCTGTGGTGCCGCCGGGCCGGCCGTGGAAGGAGGGCGTGTGTGCGGCCCTCGGCGTGGCCGACCCGGCGGACATGTGGCGTCTCATCCTGTCCAAGGTGGACAGCTTCCACGATGTGGAAACCCCACTCATCAACGCGATGGAACGGCTGATCGACTTCGTGACCGTCGAGTCAGCCTAG